The region CACGCGCAACATTGGCCGCTTCTTGACCAATCATGGCATCAACGACGAGCAGAATTTCATTTGGTTGAGCCAATGCTTTCACGTCACGAAGCTCGTTCATAAGGAGCTCGTCAATCTGCAAACGACCTGCCGTATCAATCAAGACATAGTCATTATGATTGGCTTGGGCTTGTTCCAAACCTTGACGTACAATCTCAACAGCTGGAACCTCTGTCCCAAGAGCGAATACAGGAACATCAATCTGTTGCCCCAAGGTCTTAAGCTGGTCAATAGCCGCAGGACGGTAAATATCCGCCGCAATCATCAAAGGACGGGCATTTTCTTCCTTTTTGAGTTTGTTGGCCAATTTACCTGCAAAGGTTGTTTTACCAGCCCCCTGCAAACCAACCATCATGATAATCGTCGGAATTTTAGGAGACTTGATAATCTCAGCTGTATCAGAACCTAAAACGGCTGTCAGTTCCTCATCAACGATTTTAATAATCTGTTGCGCAGGATTAAGTGTATCAATGACCTCGTGGCCGACTGCACGCTCACGAACTTTCTTGATAAAGTCCTTTACAACAGGCAAGGCAACATCGGCCTCAAGCAAAGCCAAGCGAATTTCTTTGGTTGCCTCTTGGACATCAGCCTCTGAAATTTTTCCTTTTTTACGTAGATTTTTAAAGACGTTCTGCAAACGTTCTGTTAAACTTTCAAATGCCATTTTTCTTCCTCTTATTCTCTATTATCAATGCTTGTTAAAATTTCTATCTGCTCCTGCAGAAAGTCATCCTTGGGATAGCGCTCCAAAATCTGATCAAAAATCTGACTGCGGACAATGTAGTCCGAGTACATGTGCAATTTCATCTCATAATCTTCTAGAATCTTTTCTGTCCGCTTGATATTATCATAGACAGCTTGACGACTGACACCGAACTCTTCGGCAATCTCAGCAAGACTATAATCATCAGCATAGTAGAGCTCTATGTAGTTCATTTGCTTGTCTGTCAAAAGCGCCGCATAAAATTCAAAGAGCGCATTCATACGATTGGTTTTTTCAATTTCCATAACTTTTATTATACCAAAAAATCTATTATATCGCTATAGCAGAAAGGCTCCTAACACAGTTCGAGTACAAAAAAAGAACCTTGCAAAGCAAGATTCTTTTAGTGTCTGACTTAAATAATTGTTCTTCTGGGAACTAAATCGAATTAAGCTTCGATTTCTGTAACCATACCTGAACCAACAGTACGTCCACCTTCACGGATAGAGAATGTAGTACCTTGTTCTACGGCGATTGGGTGGATCAACTCAACGTCGATTGTCACGTTATCACCAGGCATTACCATTTCAGTACCTGCTGGAAGTTCGATTGAACCTGTAACGTCAGTAGTACGGAAGTAGAATTGTGGACGGTAGTTGTTGAAGAATGGAGTGTGACGTCCACCTTCTTCTTTAGTAAGGATGTAGACTTCACCTTTGAATTTAGTGTGTGGGTTGATTGAACCTGGTTTAGCGATAACTTGTCCACGTTCGATTTCATCACGTTGAACACCACGAAGAAGGACACCTACGTTATCTCCGGCAAGACCTTCGTCAAGTTGTTTACGGAACATTTCAACACCAGTAACAACTGCTTTTTGAGTTTCTTCTTTGATACCAACGATTTCGATTTCGTCGTTGACTTTAACGATACCACGGTCGATACGTCCTGAAGCAACTGTACCACGTCCAGTGATTGAGAATACGTCTTCGACTGGAAGAAGCAATGGTTTGTCAGTGTCACGTTCTGGTTCTGGGATGTACTCATCAACTGTGTTCATCAATTCCATAACGATGTCTTCGTATTTAGTGTCACCTTCAAGGGCTTTAAGAGCTGAACCTTGGATAACTGGAAGATCGTCACCTGGGAAGTCGTATTCTGACAATAGGTCACGGATTTCCATTTCAACCAATTCAAGCAATTCTTCGTCGTCAACCAAGTCAACTTTGTTCATGAAGACGATAAGGTGTTTAACACCAACCTGACGTGAAAGAAGGATGTGCTCACGAGTTTGTGGCATTGGTCCGTCAGTTGAAGCTACTACAAGGATAGCACCGTCCATTTGAGCGGCACCAGTGATCATGTTTTTAACGTAGTCCGCGTGTCCTGGAGCGTCGATGTGAGCGTAGTGACGTTTTTCAGTTTCGTACTCAACGTGCGCAGTGTTGATTGTGATACCGCGTTCGCGTTCTTCTGGAGCAGCATCGATAGACGCATAGTCTTTAGGTTGGTTAACAGCTGAAGGCAAGCGACGTGCCAAAACAGTTGTGATAGCTGCAGTTAGGGTAGTTTTACCGTGGTCAACGTGTCCGATAGTACCAATGTTAACGTGTGGTTTACTACGATCGTATTTTTCTTTTGCCATTTGAGTAAAAGCCTCCAATAAAATATATTTTATAGATAGACAGTAGGCAATACAGTCTAACTTTCCTTACTATTTTATCAAATTTCAGCTAAATTGCAAGTGTTTTACAAAGTTTTTGTGAATTATTCTTAATCAACTAATTCTAAACGACACTTCTACTCCTATCACCTAGCTAAACAAAAAGAAAAATCAGGAATTCCTGACTTTTACTTAGCTAATTCTCTTTCTCGTTCTTTCATTATTTTATGATTTTCATACAAACGTGATAAAAACTTAGAAATTTCTTTTAAGATAGAATAGGTTGGTACTGCGACAATCATGCCAATAACACCATAGATATTACTTGATAACAAAAGTAATACTAAAATCGTAATTGGATGAACCTTCATCACTCCACCTACGATTCGAGGGTAAAGGATGTTCCCGTCTACTT is a window of Streptococcus mitis DNA encoding:
- a CDS encoding putative DNA-binding protein; its protein translation is MEIEKTNRMNALFEFYAALLTDKQMNYIELYYADDYSLAEIAEEFGVSRQAVYDNIKRTEKILEDYEMKLHMYSDYIVRSQIFDQILERYPKDDFLQEQIEILTSIDNRE
- the tuf gene encoding elongation factor Tu, coding for MAKEKYDRSKPHVNIGTIGHVDHGKTTLTAAITTVLARRLPSAVNQPKDYASIDAAPEERERGITINTAHVEYETEKRHYAHIDAPGHADYVKNMITGAAQMDGAILVVASTDGPMPQTREHILLSRQVGVKHLIVFMNKVDLVDDEELLELVEMEIRDLLSEYDFPGDDLPVIQGSALKALEGDTKYEDIVMELMNTVDEYIPEPERDTDKPLLLPVEDVFSITGRGTVASGRIDRGIVKVNDEIEIVGIKEETQKAVVTGVEMFRKQLDEGLAGDNVGVLLRGVQRDEIERGQVIAKPGSINPHTKFKGEVYILTKEEGGRHTPFFNNYRPQFYFRTTDVTGSIELPAGTEMVMPGDNVTIDVELIHPIAVEQGTTFSIREGGRTVGSGMVTEIEA